The nucleotide window GTGACTCTGATGTTTGGTAGGCCTTCTTCATGTAGAGTCTCCTTAGAGCTCTGGGCACTGACGTGGATTCGTCCGGAGAGGACGGGTGGTTGTCGTCGGTAACGGCGGATGCCGTTGGCGAAGAAGTGCCAAACATTCAGAGAGAACTCACGCTAAACTTCAGGACGAAGCTTCCCTTGAGCGGGGAGGAAGTGTAGCGgccagtataagagggaacttatactgcctcgttagagagctagcttttcaaATGATGTGGTAGGGTCTCTCTCGCGATCACGCGAACGTGATCaacacttggctgggtgaccgctacacgttacagtACTTTTGGGAGTAAAGAAGTGAAGATGAAACAAAGAAATCGCTGATTTTCTAAGAACGAAATCGTCAAACCCAAGAATGGACAAATTTACCACGATTATGTACAGTATAATTTCGTATGCTATTTGATATCGGGTCTATATTCTGTGTTCATTATATACAAGCCAAAATTAATGGGGAATCCGACACACAGCCCGGGAATTCATCATCcaacaaaatatattcataattactttctccattttctttgaaactacatgtatatataggcaaggcatcaatattttataaagtcTACACAATGACGTTATatttcagatttaaaaaaaccaaaacaaaacgCTGATCCTAAAACTAATTTATTCCACATAATACATTTCATGTAATATTGATAACTGTGTGCTGTTACAGCTACATCTGTATATATCATCTAGATATAAGACATTGCGACTTTACCCTCTTCTTAATACCAAATCCCTAAAACAATTAGTTTTtagatatcatgaattataatgTAATAGTAGACGAATAGTACAAAGTGTTAGAAACGACTATAGCATGTACCACCTCGTGAAACCCTGATACGCATGTAGTTCGTTTTATCAgagtttaaatatttttcacttCAGTCCACTACACAAAGTCTACGCTGTGACGTCTACACCCTACATCGTCCTACACTACACCAACACAACGCCTTTCCTAGACTACATCGGTGACATCTTTCTTGCAGCACTTGTCATTGATGAACTCTCGGAGTCTGTACAGCCCATAGACGAACAAGTGAACGAGAGGGGCGATCAACAGCAGCAGACCAAACAGCCAGAGAATGCTGAATCCCGGCTGTCCTCTCCAATTCATGGTGGAATACACGGCTTTACCGGAAGCCATGCTGTAAATCATATTGAAAACAATATACACGAACATGAAGGCTATCGGTTGATAGACGTGGAGAATTCTGGTTTCCTTGGCGCCGATGAATATGTTGGCGATGACGTAGATCGAACTGAAGATTTGAATGAGTATACTGGCGGCGTCAGAACCTTCagagagaaaaaacaaacacaacaagATTTAAAATGAGATATAAATCCGACAACTTAGCAGGTTTTTTTAATCtcgaaaaaaacccaccaactTTGAATTACGTTCCCAAGCAAAATTATGATAGTATATACTGCAGCATTTAAAAAACCCTCTTCTTTATTGTAGCTAACTATATTAATTTTCTACAGGTAtagtaaaatgttaatttactgtAGAAACCATACGTTGGTTTAGTATTTCATTAGGGTATACGGAGACTGCAGACTTTAAACAAACTCAAGGTCAACCATAGCTTTACTACTCAGGATATATAAAtgtagtacatatatattaatctCTACACACTAAGACGAAACCATTCTAAAACACGGGACGATTTACTTACGGTAAGTGACCATGAAGTGTTTggtttacatgtaattacttaCGGTAAGTGACTATGAAGTGTGTAGTATACATATAATTACTTACGGTAATTGAACATGAAGTGTTTGGTATACATGCAATTACTTACGGTAAGTGACTCTGAAATgtttagtatacatgtaattacttaCGGTAAGTGACTGAAGTGTTTagtttacatgtaattacttaCGGTAAGTGACTATGAAGTGTGTAGTATACATATAATTACTTACGGTAATTGAACATGAAGTGTTTGGTATACATGCAATTACTTACGGTAAGTGACTATGAAGTGtgtagtatacatgtaattacttaCGGTAAGTGACTGAAGTGTTTGATTACATGCAATTACTTACGGTAAGTGACCATGAAGTGTTTggtttacatgtaattacttaCGGTAAGTGACTAGACTGCCCAGCAGAATAGTCATGGTCAGATTGGTGACGTTTGTGATGTTATAGGTGACCCACACCACCTGCTGAAACCAAGGTGTGCTGGCCAGGGCACCTAAAATATTATCAAGTATAGGCCATCAAGAACACGCACCACaattaacaaaaaattattatgTACCTTATACTTTGTTAGTGATAAAAAGTTCCTAAACATTAGCGTGCAGCATCTTTGCTATTATTGAAAACCAACTTTTCGTAAAACTATATACCATCCGCAACGAAACgttctggtacatgtacaatttagTATTACTGCACTCTACATGTAAACGGATATCGCGGAACAAATATCGTGTGGTAAACCCTAGTAGCCGGATTATCCTGATTTATTGTTAGGACCAAaagaaatcaatatgtaaacaagaaaatgaatatattatcAACAGAAAACAACAGCATTATGTTATAGCTATATGATGAAAGAGTTATTAGACTTATATCATTGCGTATTGGCATCCGTTtggtgtaaaataaaaaaaaatcactcgCGAATTTCTACACCCAACTTGCACCAATATTCCCCATTTTAAGTTCAACAACCTTGTAGTACTATATGTAATacagtacagtgtacatgtatattgcaatattgTTAGCTATGTACTTTTATTAGTTCAAACAATATTCCTCTATGATCACATTTTTCAATATCCATGGAACTGTGGAGCCCATTCAATGCTTGTAAATAGGCAGGTGCGCATTTTTTTCTAGAGTTTTTCTGCTGTCGTTCTTAATTCTGATTTCAAACTATAAATGGAAATTTAGATTCTATCTGGAAATAAATGCATGACTAATTGCAAAATgtgtcaaaatattttatggtaTGGGTTAATTGTTTAAAACGTCTAAAACGCAGGTCCACGTGAACTCTCaagagtaaaaaaaattctgtcgtACTTAAAACACTAAGAATCGGGTAATTCTAACAAAGTAAGTGTGAACCGTATCGTCACTGTTAACTTCAATATCACAATGTGGAATACACTGTAGATAGATACTTCACGAGAATATGTTTGCgttacattatattttatttgacaTGGCTGAAAGGTATTGTTCAAAGCCTTCGTCTTACCTGGCACAGGCACGAGCAGACTCTGTTTTTTCAAATAGACGTAGATGGTGGCCACGCAGTCCCAAACGGCCCCTATCGTTAGAACGGTGTACGTCCAGTTTGAGAGATAGAATGGCCAGGGCTCAGGATAGGGCGCCAATTCTGTTCTGTAGTACGGCATCAGGATGAAATTCAGAGCATGATATATGGCCCATATCAACGTCCACAAAGGGTAGAAAAACATCGGAACCAactaaaaaaaccaaacaaaatatttagaatttatagTCGAATTTAGTAGCGCGGTTGTAGGCGGAAAAGCGGGTTTGGCGCAGCAAAGTGCGGTTGCAGGCAGTAAAAAGTATTTGGCGCAACCAAAAGTAGTGCTTATGACGAACTAGCACCATTACAATAAAGCCAGAGATGAGTATGAATATGCTGAGGACACAGGTAAACACACAGTCATTTGTATGGAATGAAAATACAGCAGTAcaaaacttttaacaatatcATTGAAATGGAAATCCATATCCATATTTATTCTTACAGTTATctaagaaaaatataaaaaatgtcattttatagAACACAAATTAAAAGAAACAGTTTTGATGATCTATGGCGCATTCTTCGaattgaaaatgatattttgtttttggctatagatttaattttttttctttatgaatACTTCGTTTCTCTTTtttcatgagagagagagagagagagagagagagagagagagagagagagaccaattcgacaaaacaaaacaaaaccaataaaaatgataaaatttaccTGTCCAATGACAAACGTCCTTGGCTCAGCATCAttgattttccaattttttaGCTCAAATTCCTCTTTAAAAGCTTTCACCATGTCTGCAGGATAATGGCACCAACGACAACGTTGGCTGGGCGGGTACGATACAGCGAATTAACGAGAAGACGACGGTTCCGCAGCACCGGAAGGACCTAGTTGCCGGCGTTTGGCCACTTCGGAAAAACATTTCCTGGTTTACTGAATCTAATGAAATCGAGGATTAATTGTAAATGTCCTGAATCCTTGTTCTCGAGTCCGGTTATTAATACTGGTGATTACATGTAGCTGCAGATATGAATATTAAATTTAGTATAAAGTTATGATTGTTATATTTACGTATAATTACTAGAAATCCGAAATATCTAAAAAGCATTTCAATTATCAAACCTATTGACAGATGAATTATAAATCCTTTCATTAACATGATTGGTCCTGATATCGTCAATTGCAATAAAGCAATATCAGAATAAAATATAGTATGTTTTTGTAAGATTATTTCATACGTCATTGACGAATACACTAATTCTAACATTCATATTGATCAGAAAACTTACctttgtttaattttaattgCATTGTCAAACAAAACGTACTGATAATAACAACGAATCGTTAAACAAAATGTACTAAGAATAACAACGAATTGTCAAACAAAACGTACTGAGAATAACAACGAATCGTCAAATAAAAAGTACTGCGAATAACAACGAATTGTCAAATAAAACGTACTGAGAATAACAACGAATTGTCAAATAAAAAGTACTGAGAATAACAACGAATTGTCAAATAAAAAGTACTGAGAATAACGACGAATCGTCAAATAAACGTACTGAGAATAACAACGAATTGTCAAGCAAAACGTACTGAGAATTACAACGAATTGTCAAACAAAATGTACTAAGACCAACGACGAATCGTCAAATATACGTACTAAGACCAACGACGAATCGTCAAACAAAATGTACTAAGAATAACAACAAATTGTCAAACAAAACGTACTAAGAGAAACAACGAATTGTTAAACAAAACATACTAAGAATAATAACGAATTGTCAAACAAAACGAACTAGGAATAACAACGAATTGTCAAATAAAACGTACTGAAAATAATAACGAATTGTTAAACAAAACATACTAAGAATAACAACGAATTGTCAAACAAAACGTACTAAGAAAAACAACGAATTGTTAAACAAAACATACTAAGAATAACAACGAATTGTCAAACAAAACATACTAAGAATAACAACGAATTGTCAAACAAAACGTACTGAAAATAACAACGAATTGCCAAACAAAATGTACTAAGAATTACAACGAATCGTCAAGCAAAACATACTAAGAATAACAACGAATTGTCAAACAAAACATACTAAGAATAACAACGAATTGTCAAACAAACGTACTGAGAATAACAACCAATTGTCAAACAAAACATACTGAGAATAACAACGAATTGTCAAACAAACGTACTGAGAATAACAACGAATTGTTAAACAAAACATACTAAGAATAACAACGAATTGTTAAACAAAACATACTAAGAATAACAACGAATCGTCAAATAAACGTACTGAGAATAACAACGAATTGTCAAACAAAATGTACTAAGAATAACAACGAATTGTCAAACAAAACATACTAAGAATAACAACGAATTGTCAAACAAAACATACTAAGAATAACAACGAATTGTCAAACAAAACGTACTAAGAAAAACAACGAATTGTTAAACAAAACATATTAAGAATAACAACGAAATGTCAAACAAAACATACTAAGAATAACAACGAATTGTCAAACAAAACATACTAAGAAAAACAACGAATTGTCAAACAAAACGTACTAAGAAAAACAACGAATTgttaaacaaaacattttaagaATAACAACGAATTGTCAAACAAAACATACTAAGAATAACAAACAACGAATTGTCAAACAAAACATACTAAGAATAACAACGACTTGTCAAACAAAACGTACTAAGAAAAACAACGAATTGTCAAACAAAATGTACTAAGAATAACAACGAATTGTCAAACAAAATGTATTAAGAATAAAAACGAATTGTCAAACAAAACATACTAAGACTAACAACGAATTGTCAAACAAAATGTATTAAGAATAAAAACGAATTGTCAAACAAAACATACTAAGACTAACAACGAATTGTCAAACAAAATGTACTAAGAATAACAACGAATTGTCAAACAAACGTACTGAGAATAACAACGAATTGTCaaacaaaatgtattaataCCAACGACGAATCGTCAAATAAACGTACTGAGAATAACAACGAATTGTCAAACAAAACATACTAAGAATAACAACGAATTGTTAAACAAAACATATTAAGAATAACAACGAATTGTCAAACAAAACGTACTAAGAATAACAACGAATTGTTAAACAAAACGTACTAAGAATAAAAACGAATCGTCAAACAAAATGTACTAAGAATAAAAACGAATCGTCAAACAAAATGTACTAAGAATAACAACGAATTGCCAAATAAAAGAACTAAGAATAACAACGAACTGTCAAACAAAACGTACTAGGATTAACAACGAATCGTCAAACACAATATCTACAAATAACAGCACAGAGAATTGTCAATACACATGTTCAATGTAATCCAGAGTGTGCGTCCGCTTGTTGGGTTTATCTAAACATCGAAATAACTATCTTCACTTCATGGTCGGGAGGATGGGAGTTCCAGCCCGCTCTTTCCATGGCCTcttcaaacctaagacgtaaaaaTAGGTAGTGCCTGATCCGTCGACAAATGCCCAGCATTTTGAAGTGGGTCTttcttggatttctcgaaaaaaaatctcaaactgaTAATTAAGTACGGTTTTCTTTTGTAATTTGAGCAGTCAAtattttgagtaaaatctcaaaCTTTGACTAGAAGTTTATTTCGAGAAACCCAGACATGGAATATTCCATATAATAATGACAAGATAGTTCTGAACAAGTTTATCCTCAAATTATGGACCCTCCTGGATATACCGCCCGAAGTCTGTTCACTTTGTGAGAGATTCTTCACGAATGTGTTTGAGCACGTATTCCCTACTTGCCCTGAAACGGTTTTATATCGTGACGTTTGGCAGTAAAGTTTGATTGAAGATTGTGATATTTCTCTGGCTGCTCTTTTCTATCTTATAATaatatcttttttatatatatttttgtacttacatgtaaacagtagtggcggatctagaggggggagGGGTGGAGGCTGCAACAACCCCTCGAGCCCaagataaaaattttgaaacatgATTATATTTGTCATAGTTGTTATTTATACGAGGGTCATTCATTAGATATTGCAATCTATGTCTTTCCATTAAATATATTTCGAAgtttaagtttttcttttcacggTCTGTTAGATCCATTCATTCCTTCTGACCTGTTGATAACCTCACGCATTTTGCTTTAGTGTTCATAAAGTTCTTGTATTTCAAAGACGGCATGGTCACTACACTGAGGGATTTTAGCTCAAAGATGGACCCTCAGGCGGAAATGGAAACGAGAGCCTATATGAGAAACTGTGTATTGCTAGGGAAATCCTTAAAAGACACCTACAAGGAGATGCTTGCTATATATGGGAAGGCTGTAATTTCACACAGTACAGTCTGTAGGTGGGTGATGAAACACGGAGAAACAAGTCTGGAAAATCGAACACGCACAGGACGACCAAAATGTGTAAAGATCCAGAGAAACATTGCTGCTGTGGGTACTATGATAACAGAGGATGCCAGATACACAGTAAAAGACATTACCAGGCTTCTAAATGTCGTGCGAGTGTTTTATGTGTTGTGGGAGTTTGTGCTTCACTTGTAGGTTTTTTCCTTAAACAATCAAAATTGAGTACGAACCCAGACCAACAATTTGTTTTATCTTGGTTGGACCCTGCGACATATTGAAGTTAAAAAATctatagattttaaaaagaatattctCAACTATGTAGTCATGGCATAACATACCACtacaagggcggatccagaccccctcccccctccccttaAATTTTACAGACCAAAAACTTTAAGAGTTATTaaattttaacaagattttgagtcaaaatgatatgaaaagcggaaacttacatgtaattgcatcattcaaattttcaaatttatcaacaccagtatatcatttcattctaggataaataagacgaaacactgatatatatttacgaaatttatttatcatataaatattatttgtgtatatttgtatattattatattatatatatcttatagaTTATATATTTACGAGTAGCAGACAattcaaaagtgaaaaagaagtgtcaggaaatgctcagaatgtAGGATTTTGCAGACCTCCTGCCAACTGGGAGTAACCTTTaaatcagggtttttttttttaaagatatatatttcattgcgAAATCAGATCTGAGTATGGCGATTAGAATGtcctggcctggaggttataacaCTTttaccatactcatactcaaactcagtcaTGTTAGTTTTGAGTATAAGTCTGAGTAAGCTCCaaagcatactcgaaaaatcttgagcatgtactccatttgagtacgataattattttataaaacttttataacctTTACTTTTGAGAATGAGTATGATTTTGAGCACGGAGttcgagtttgagtatgaaaacgtacTAAACAAGTTTTACAACCTCCAGACCTGGGAACTTTGGAAACAAGTATTAAATAACTAAGCATTTTCGTATATAAAATCTCTcaatgttatgtacacaaaCAAAGGGTGTGAACGGAGTAGGGTGGAGGTTCTGAAAAGTACCTAAAAGATCAATTAACTGCGAGGACACCCCCTTTTTTCACAAATCCATGGATCCACCTATGCACTATGTCATCATATAGAATTCTAACTCGAATACTTTAATATGCCCTATCAAAATCACTGTAGTAAAGAAATTTCGTGAATTTGAAATTGCAGAGTACAAATTTTATACTattctattatacatgtatttatattatactataaaagaaatttaattGTAAGGATATAATATCCCATCTAATGACATTGATGAATTATTTTAATCCTTGAAATTCAATTATTTAACTCATATTTTGAGCAAGGTAATTTTCTTATAAGAAAACATGGATATATGCAGCAATGTGAATAAATTTTGAGCTGTACACCTGTAGGTATCCTATGACAAGAGCGATAACTCTAACTTTCCAAATGACCACGCCATTCAACACACAGCTCAGGGAAAATCAAAATGATTGCATACCATGCTACGTCATAGAGAGGTGTAATGATACAGGTAACATTATGATAATGATTATTGGGAGAATACATCGTCATCAAAATGTCCTTTTATCCATGAATCTGATTATTTAGAAGTGATAAGCAAATTCACGTTAAAACGAAAGTAGGAATTCACTGACCAGCTTTATCTTCAGGGGCGTATAGACCTTCTCCATGGACCTTGTCGTCTATATCACACGGtcaaaacattttaaacaatCAATGAAGCAGTGACTATATAACTAATCAAATAGTGTagtttgatttatcattttcatcattACTACCTTGTtaagggggggtgggggggtggggtggggtgtcATTTTCGGGTCCTTACAGCTGATCAcgtgatgagtagaagacgGGATCAGCTGTGGGTATCTGACGATGTGATGGTGGTGGCACTGCCTACAGCTTTTATATTTGCCTTCTATTGTGTCTCTTGCCTTTACTCGTGAGTTTTCTGTGGCAATCTTTGTGTTTCTAGTCAGTAATTTATTTAACCGCAGCAAGACTAAACCTTTTGTGCTATTACAAAATCTGAATACAGGAACATAAAACAGAGGAAGGGGTACTGTATCCCAGCTAGGAACTTGCATAAAACACAATTCAAACTAAAAATGCATGTCTCGCTTATTTAAAGCTTGAaaggaaataaaagaaaatattgtccAAATAACAAGACTTGTTCAATGCTAAACCAAATAGCTAACTCCAACTTTGTTGATCAAAATTTGTGTTACATAATTACGAAACTTCATATTCTTCAAATTGTAGAATATATAGAGTAGCCATGGACCCCCGCCACAGTGCCCAAGATGTCGTCCGATGTGACCTTTGTGAGACAGCTATGGTACAGATGTACTGTGATTTCTGCAATGTCAACTTATGCTTTGCCTGTATAGGAAAACACATTGCTGATGACTATGACAAACACAAAGTGGTCCCAATCCAAAATCGAAAATCTACCTTAATCTATCCAAAGTGTAgtacacatcaaaacaaatattgtaaatatcattGCAAGGAATGTAACATGTCTGTCTGTTCCTTGTGTACTACTATATCTACAGATAAACACAAGGGTCATACATTTTCAGTTCTTTCTGAAATCTACAACAAAAGAAAAGCAGATTTTACAAAAGATTCAGTGGAGATAGAAAACATTATTTTTCCAACATATGAAGAAATGGCCACCGATTTAGAAACTCAGATAACCAACGTGGATGGGGAATATATGAAATTCACAACACTAGTTACAAAACATGGAGAGGAATGGCACAAAGAAATTGACAATGTcatcaacaaaatgaaaaatgatatagAAGAGATGAAAACCAAACACCTGGAAGTTCTGAAGAAGCATTTGGATGAAATTAAGCAGATACAGTCCCTTATTGAGCAATCACTGATTACTCTGAAGGAAATGGAGGAATCCAATGAAGTGTCTGTGACCATGGAATACAGATCCCAAAACAAAGAATTCAGAAAACTTCCTCCCAAAGTCCGAGTCTCACTGCCTACATTTAGTCCAAACACGATAGACAGTGAACAGCTTTACAAGTCACTGGGATCTTTGATACCATTATCAATTACGAAAAATGAAAATGGCTACACACTGAAGAAAACGGAAACCTCACCCAAAGAACTCATGGATGAACCAGAGCTTGTCACTACAATAAATACTGGGTATGAAAAACTCCGCAGTGTTACCTTTCTGAGTGAAGAAGAATTCTGGACAAGTGCAAAAGTCAGTGATATGAAGTGCTTTAATGTTCAAGGTACAGTTATCAatacaatcaaaacaaaatcagGAGAATGGCCACGTGATATAGCAGTGACAAATGATGGGGATCTAGTGTACTCTGATGTGACAACAAAGACTGTGAACAAAGTGAAGAGTGGACAGACAGAGGAGATGATCAAACAACAGGGCTGGAAACCCAGCCAACTCTGTGTCACCTCCTCTGGTGATCTCCTAGTTACCATGTACAGTGATGATAAAACACAATCCAAAGTTGTCCGTTACTCGGgttccacagagaaacaaacaatCCAGTATGATGATGAGGGTAAGCCTCTATATTCAGGAAAAGCTACAATTAAATACATCAGTGAGAACAgaaacctggatatctgtgtggctgacttaAGAGCTGGTGCAGTAGTAGTGGTCAATCAGGCTGGAAAACTTCGATTTAGATACATTGGTCATTCTTCTGCTGCCAAAAATGAAGCATTCAAACCCCGTGGAATCACAACAGACAGTCAGAGTCAGATCCTGACAGCAGACCGTGATAACCactgtatccacatcctagaccAGCATGGACAGTTCCTTCGCTATGTAGATAACTGTGATCTGAAAGACCCATttggtttatgtgtggacaaaAGTGACAACTTGTTTGTTGCTGAGATTAGTCGGGGAAATATCAAGAAAATCAAATATctacaatgaatactatttttTATGGCGACACTAGACACAATGTTCAAACTTCAAAGTATGGAGCTAaatctacttttaaaaattgcatgaaATAATATAGATAATGCAAGATATGCTTTAGGCTATCTACTCCGCTTAACTTCCTCTCACTCGGTACATTTTGtctgtactacatgtatcttgtgTTTGCaacatagaaatataaaatgtttgaaCTTGATTCTGAGGTTGTTGATGACATTGTGTTATATCATGACCCTTGTTCAGGTCATTTGGACATTTGTCATTGGGAAAAACATACCAAGTGTTTCATGCATGAATTCTCGAAACAGTCATGTGCACGCTTGAATCAGAGGTTTTTCATGCCTTAGAGAATGTGTCCTAATTTCCCCCCAAgtatatgttggtaaacttttctcaAGTACCACAAGAGAAAAGTTGATGAGTATTTCTGCAAAGcatttttgaatatgaattctTGATGTTTAACAATGAAGATTTCAAGTGGTTAAGATACGGGTATGTAAAATTGAGGGGTTGGAGCTGGCCCCTTCTATTTTTCACATTGATTATTACTTGGGTGGCTGTTTCAATATTTGattagaaaaatattaaattcgTGGTGAATGTCATTCTCTATAGAGTTTCACATCATTCATTCTTAGTTCTAAGAACattattttaaatcttaaaataCCACCTGAACTGTCATAGCAAAACGAAATCGTAAAATACCACCTGAACTGTCATAGCAAAACGAAATCTTAAAATACCACCTGAACTGTCATAGCAAAACGAAAACGAGGGATCGAgttgatttaaacaatattttatta belongs to Ostrea edulis chromosome 7, xbOstEdul1.1, whole genome shotgun sequence and includes:
- the LOC130048350 gene encoding uncharacterized protein LOC130048350, with protein sequence MVKAFKEEFELKNWKINDAEPRTFVIGQLVPMFFYPLWTLIWAIYHALNFILMPYYRTELAPYPEPWPFYLSNWTYTVLTIGAVWDCVATIYVYLKKQSLLVPVPGALASTPWFQQVVWVTYNITNVTNLTMTILLGSLVTYRSDAASILIQIFSSIYVIANIFIGAKETRILHVYQPIAFMFVYIVFNMIYSMASGKAVYSTMNWRGQPGFSILWLFGLLLLIAPLVHLFVYGLYRLREFINDKCCKKDVTDVV
- the LOC125656002 gene encoding uncharacterized protein LOC125656002 — encoded protein: MSRRRDQLWVSDDVMVVALPTAFIFAFYCVSCLYSIYRVAMDPRHSAQDVVRCDLCETAMVQMYCDFCNVNLCFACIGKHIADDYDKHKVVPIQNRKSTLIYPKCSTHQNKYCKYHCKECNMSVCSLCTTISTDKHKGHTFSVLSEIYNKRKADFTKDSVEIENIIFPTYEEMATDLETQITNVDGEYMKFTTLVTKHGEEWHKEIDNVINKMKNDIEEMKTKHLEVLKKHLDEIKQIQSLIEQSLITLKEMEESNEVSVTMEYRSQNKEFRKLPPKVRVSLPTFSPNTIDSEQLYKSLGSLIPLSITKNENGYTLKKTETSPKELMDEPELVTTINTGYEKLRSVTFLSEEEFWTSAKVSDMKCFNVQGTVINTIKTKSGEWPRDIAVTNDGDLVYSDVTTKTVNKVKSGQTEEMIKQQGWKPSQLCVTSSGDLLVTMYSDDKTQSKVVRYSGSTEKQTIQYDDEGKPLYSGKATIKYISENRNLDICVADLRAGAVVVVNQAGKLRFRYIGHSSAAKNEAFKPRGITTDSQSQILTADRDNHCIHILDQHGQFLRYVDNCDLKDPFGLCVDKSDNLFVAEISRGNIKKIKYLQ